A genomic window from Prunus persica cultivar Lovell chromosome G2, Prunus_persica_NCBIv2, whole genome shotgun sequence includes:
- the LOC18786660 gene encoding rust resistance kinase Lr10, with protein MASTCRLCVLVIASVLLLGLGGLFAYLLFGTLVSGTGSHGKCIPSACGNIHYITTPFRLAKDPNCKNWDGNYHLFCHNNLTVLEVDSGNYSVQAINYDNFTIRVVDPGIRNNDFSSIPRYSLSIYNLTSHLRLSSSTTPITFFKCAKAVNSSVMRTYNYVKQGNITASDMEDACRIEWTTLMSKSFLYEKDKNFSYHDIQSALGYGFELQFRFRRTSYKLAIYWLLTLVGIFFGSYFQIRCIFGVPFLAAFLIYKRRKMHLSMYSNIEDFLQSDNNLNPIRYSYSDIKKMTSRFNEKLGEGGYGTVFKGKLRSGRFVAVKMLEKPKANGQDFISEVATIGRIHHFNMVQLVGYCVEGSKRALIYNFMPNGSLDKYIYCKEGSNPLSCMKMYEISLGVAQGIEYLHRGCDVQILHFDIKPHNILLDENFIPKISDFGLAKLYPVGNTIVSLTAARGTMGYMAPELFYKNIGAVSYKADVYSFGMLLMEMASRRKNLNASTEHSSQIYFPRWVSDQFCMGKEFELDDATEEEKKIIKKMIITSLWCIQLKPSDRPSMNKVIEMLEGEVECLQLPPKLLLYPQQEMPRDNLHGNSNPMCSNTELTCSTLSAR; from the exons ATGGCAAGCACTTGCAGATTATGTGTTCTCGTTATAGCAAGTGTATTATTGCTTGGTCTTGGTGGCTTGTTTGCCTATTTGCTTTTTGGTACATTAGTCAGTGGTACAGGGAGCCATGGTAAGTGCATCCCGTCTGCCTGCGGTAACATCCACTACATAACCACCCCTTTTCGACTAGCCAAAGATCCAAACTGCAAGAACTGGGATGGGAATTACCACCTCTTTTGTCACAACAACCTCACAGTATTGGAAGTAGATTCAGGAAACTACTCTGTGCAGGCAATCAACTACGACAACTTCACAATCCGAGTTGTAGATCCTGGCATTCGCAACAATGATTTCTCCTCCATCCCCCGTTATTCGCTTTCCATTTACAACTTAACTTCTCATCTTCGATTATCCTCAAGTACAACACCTATAACTTTCTTTAAGTGTGCAAAAGCAGTGAACTCGTCTGTGATGAGAACGTATAATTATGTCAAGCAAGGGAATATAACGGCATCAGATATGGAGGATGCGTGCAGAATAGAGTGGACGACTTTGATGAGTAAGTCATTCTTATACGAAAAGGACAAAAACTTTTCTTATCATGACATACAAAGCGCACTGGGGTATGGCTTTGAGCTTCAATTCCGCTTTCGCAGGACCAGCTACAAATTAG CTATTTACTGGTTGCTGACGTTAGTCGGTATATTCTTCG GTTCATATTTCCAAATAAGATGTATATTTGGGGTTCCATTTCTGGCTGCTTTTCTAATCTACAAACGCCGAAAAATGCATTTGTCAATGTATAGCAACATAGAAGATTTCCTACAAAGTGATAACAACCTCAATCCGATAAGGTACTCTTACTCAGATATTAAAAAGATGACCAGTAGATTCAATGAGAAGTTGGGTGAAGGAGGTTATGGCACTGTATTTAAAGGAAAGTTACGCAGTGGCCGATTTGTAGCAGTTAAAATGTTGGAGAAGCCTAAAGCTAATGGACAAGATTTCATAAGTGAGGTAGCTACTATTGGGAGGATTCACCATTTTAATATGGTTCAACTTGTTGGTTATTGTGTTGAGGGATCAAAGCGTGCCTTAATTTATAACTTCATGCCAAATGGATCTCTTGATAAATACATTTATTGCAAAGAAGGAAGCAACCCCTTAAGTTGCATGAAAATGTATGAGATTTCTCTTGGAGTGGCTCAAGGGATTGAATATCTACATCGAGGTTGTGACGTGCAAATTCTACATTTTGACATCAAGCCTCACAATATTCTTCTGGATGAGAATTTCATCCCAAAGATTTCTGACTTTGGGCTTGCAAAGCTATATCCGGTAGGTAATACCATCGTCTCTTTGACGGCAGCAAGGGGAACAATGGGATACATGGCTCCTGAGttgttttacaaaaatattggAGCTGTCTCATACAAAGCTGATGTCTATAGTTTTGGAATGTTGTTGATGGAAATGGCAAGTAGAAGGAAGAATTTGAACGCATCCACAGAGCATTCaagccaaatttattttcctcGTTGGGTCTCAGACCAATTTTGCATGGGCAAGGAGTTTGAGTTGGATGATGCTAcagaagaggaaaagaaaataataaaaaagatgatTATAACTTCTTTATGGTGTATACAATTGAAGCCAAGCGATCGTCCTTCGATGAACAAAGTTATAGAGATGCTTGAGGGAGAGGTTGAATGCTTGCAGCTTCCTCCCAAGCTTCTTTTATATCCACAACAAGAGATGCCCAGAGACAATCTTCATGGTAATTCGAATCCAATGTGTTCTAACACAGAGCTAACATGTAGTACTTTGTCAGCTAGGTGA
- the LOC109947357 gene encoding cold shock domain-containing protein 4-like, producing MRALAQAAEMMSRKLGGSVGRRRRDTPGIGGPSQGPSKRGGSSSSSASGGWSGGRGSSSSSGRSGSHPAWTQYSGPQSTASTARASSKHTGLTCFNCGQVGHIVKDCPSYTQEGGPNQSSSLTCYFCGQVGHTKRSCPIILQNDAAVQGTGA from the coding sequence ATGAGGGCATTGGCTCAGGCAGCTGAAATGATGTCAAGGAAACTCGGTGGGAGTGTTGGTAGGCGCCGTAGGGATACACCAGGAATTGGTGGGCCCAGTCAGGGTCCATCAAAGAGGGGAGGATCTAGTTCCAGTTCTGCTAGTGGTGGATGGTCAGGAGGACGAGGATCTAGTTCTAGTAGTGGGAGATCCGGTTCTCATCCGGCTTGGACTCAGTATTCAGGGCCACAGTCTACAGCTAGCACCGCCAGGGCTTCTTCCAAGCACACTGGGTTGACATGTTTTAATTGTGGACAGGTTGGGCACATTGTGAAAGATTGTCCCAGTTATACCCAGGAAGGTGGACCGAACCAGAGTAGTAGCCTGACATGCTACTTTTGTGGGCAAGTGGGGCATACTAAGAGAAGTTGCCCAATTATACTCCAGAATGATGCAGCAGTTCAGGGAACTGGGGCCTAG